A window from candidate division WOR-3 bacterium encodes these proteins:
- a CDS encoding ATP-dependent helicase, translated as MPEGWTKALNRQQLKAVTHGDGPLLIIAGAGTGKTRTLAYRVAWLIRQGVPAERILLLTFTRRAAQEMLSRAHALCRQSTRKVWGGTFHAVANRLLRSFGRAVGLSPSFTVVDEGDAADLLGVIRTELGYTSKEKRFPRKATIRDIYSRMVNAQEPLSRVLEKEYPWCVEAEKGLAEVFTRYTVRKQEREILDYDDLLLYWKALLDCEPARRQVAGLFDHVLVDEYQDTNIIQAEILECLRRDNRNITVVGDDAQSIYAFRGATVRNILTFPERFPNTTIVTLEENYRSVQPILDVANAVMESARFRYTKNLWSEQASSHRPILVTCQDEAEQTQMVADDVLKHLEEGISLREQAVLFRAGHHSDMLEVELARRNIPFHKYGGLRFVESAHVKDLLALLRIVENPRDEMSWFRALEMLDGVGPKTARGVFAHLEQNQYNISSLDGFPVPVAAQERFAEMLAALRAVAAGGKMPVAVQVEILRRYYEPLLERLYDNPVPRARDLEQLEQIAQRYRSRRSFITDLALDPPDSTADLAGPPYKDEDFLVLSTMHSAKGCEWKVVYIIHAADGMIPSDMATEDEDSIEEERRLFYVAITRAREWLYVFFPLRYYHARFRLGDRHLYAQLTRFLPAEVTRLFEHRTVRYGLEETVEEPDIVVPLGNEIRRRLKELWKGTD; from the coding sequence GTGCCGGAGGGGTGGACAAAGGCGCTGAATCGTCAGCAGCTCAAGGCCGTGACCCATGGTGATGGCCCGCTGCTTATCATTGCCGGTGCGGGCACGGGCAAGACCCGGACCCTGGCTTACCGGGTGGCATGGCTAATCCGCCAGGGCGTGCCGGCAGAGCGAATCCTGCTGCTCACCTTCACGCGCCGGGCCGCACAGGAAATGCTTTCCCGGGCGCATGCGCTGTGCCGCCAGTCAACCCGGAAAGTGTGGGGCGGCACGTTTCATGCGGTCGCGAACCGGCTGCTGCGCAGCTTCGGCCGTGCAGTCGGACTTTCACCGTCGTTCACGGTCGTAGACGAAGGTGACGCCGCAGACCTTCTTGGTGTGATACGGACCGAGCTCGGTTACACCTCGAAGGAGAAGCGCTTTCCGCGCAAGGCGACAATCCGGGACATATACTCGCGGATGGTGAACGCACAGGAACCGCTGTCCCGGGTATTGGAGAAAGAATACCCCTGGTGCGTCGAGGCCGAGAAAGGCCTGGCCGAGGTCTTTACCCGATACACTGTCCGAAAGCAGGAACGGGAAATACTTGACTACGACGACCTGCTGCTTTACTGGAAAGCGCTGCTTGACTGCGAGCCGGCACGGCGGCAGGTGGCCGGACTGTTTGACCATGTACTCGTGGACGAGTATCAGGACACAAACATCATCCAGGCCGAGATTCTTGAATGTCTGCGTCGCGACAACAGGAACATCACCGTGGTCGGCGACGATGCCCAGTCAATCTACGCATTCCGGGGCGCAACGGTCAGGAATATCCTTACGTTCCCGGAGCGATTTCCGAACACAACGATTGTGACCCTGGAGGAGAACTACCGTTCGGTTCAGCCGATTCTCGACGTAGCCAATGCGGTGATGGAGTCGGCGCGGTTTCGCTATACTAAGAATCTGTGGTCGGAGCAAGCCAGTTCGCATCGGCCGATACTTGTCACCTGCCAGGACGAGGCCGAGCAGACCCAGATGGTGGCCGACGACGTGCTGAAGCACCTTGAGGAAGGCATTTCCCTGCGCGAGCAGGCGGTCCTTTTCCGGGCCGGGCACCATTCCGACATGCTTGAAGTCGAGCTCGCTCGGCGCAACATTCCGTTCCACAAGTACGGCGGGCTGCGCTTTGTCGAATCGGCGCACGTCAAGGACTTGCTTGCACTGTTGCGGATTGTTGAGAACCCGCGGGACGAAATGAGCTGGTTTCGGGCCTTGGAGATGCTCGACGGCGTCGGACCAAAGACGGCGCGCGGAGTTTTTGCCCACCTTGAGCAGAACCAATACAACATTTCAAGCCTTGATGGCTTCCCGGTTCCGGTCGCAGCGCAGGAAAGGTTCGCCGAGATGCTCGCCGCGCTGCGAGCGGTCGCGGCCGGCGGCAAGATGCCGGTTGCGGTTCAGGTTGAGATACTGCGCCGATACTACGAACCGCTTCTGGAGCGGCTATATGACAATCCAGTACCGCGGGCCCGGGACCTTGAGCAACTGGAGCAGATCGCCCAGCGGTACCGCAGCCGCCGGAGCTTTATCACCGACCTGGCGCTTGACCCGCCGGACTCGACCGCGGACCTGGCCGGGCCGCCGTACAAGGACGAGGATTTCCTAGTGCTTTCCACGATGCATTCAGCCAAGGGCTGCGAATGGAAGGTGGTGTATATCATCCACGCTGCCGACGGAATGATTCCATCGGACATGGCAACCGAGGACGAAGACTCAATCGAAGAGGAACGCAGGTTGTTCTACGTCGCAATTACCCGGGCCCGGGAGTGGCTGTATGTATTCTTTCCGCTGCGCTACTATCATGCCCGGTTTCGGCTCGGTGACCGTCACCTGTACGCGCAGCTTACCAGGTTCCTGCCGGCCGAGGTGACAAGGCTGTTCGAGCATCGGACAGTGCGCTACGGCCTGGAGGAAACGGTCGAAGAGCCGGACATCGTTGTCCCCCTGGGAAACGAAATCAGGCGCCGACTCAAAGAGCTGTGGAAGGGAACGGATTGA
- a CDS encoding isoaspartyl peptidase/L-asparaginase, whose amino-acid sequence MMLLTNYEGRPGVGLARAVLEKGGPALDAVEAGIRAAEEDESVRSVGRGGTPDILGRMQSDAAIMDGDTLGAGAVGALSGFLHAITVARRVMEKLPHVMLVGDGAARFAREVRAEPAELLTAKARSAYEAWMEKYVPVEVRAAIDQASLAEYAWTAGRTLRNKGTVVLLARDVRGSIAAGASTSGWANRYPGRLGDSPIIGAGIYADSRFGACGCTHVGEMAIRAGTARSVVLYMKTGMSVQEACQEALRDIGDLRGGFLGPLVVHAIDVYGNPCVLANEDVGEDMDYFYWREDMAEPERRRALVIRPD is encoded by the coding sequence ATGATGCTGCTGACCAACTATGAGGGCCGCCCTGGAGTTGGCCTGGCCCGGGCCGTGCTTGAAAAGGGCGGTCCGGCGCTCGACGCGGTTGAGGCCGGCATAAGGGCGGCTGAGGAAGACGAAAGCGTGCGTTCAGTTGGCCGGGGCGGGACACCAGACATTCTTGGCCGGATGCAGAGCGATGCGGCGATAATGGACGGTGATACGCTTGGCGCGGGCGCGGTCGGCGCACTGTCCGGGTTTCTGCACGCGATAACGGTGGCGCGCAGGGTGATGGAGAAACTGCCCCACGTAATGCTTGTTGGCGACGGTGCGGCGCGATTTGCCCGCGAGGTCAGGGCCGAGCCGGCCGAGCTGTTGACCGCAAAGGCAAGAAGCGCGTACGAGGCGTGGATGGAGAAGTATGTTCCGGTCGAAGTCAGAGCAGCGATTGACCAGGCCTCCCTGGCCGAGTACGCATGGACTGCAGGCCGGACCCTGCGTAACAAGGGCACGGTTGTGTTGCTGGCCCGTGACGTGCGGGGCAGTATTGCCGCGGGCGCGAGTACTTCGGGCTGGGCAAACCGGTATCCGGGCCGGCTCGGCGATTCTCCAATCATTGGCGCCGGAATCTATGCGGACTCGCGGTTCGGCGCGTGCGGATGCACACACGTTGGCGAGATGGCGATAAGGGCCGGAACCGCGCGTTCGGTTGTCCTGTACATGAAGACCGGAATGTCGGTTCAGGAGGCGTGCCAGGAGGCGCTGCGCGACATCGGTGACCTGCGTGGCGGGTTTCTGGGGCCGCTTGTCGTCCACGCAATTGATGTCTATGGCAATCCGTGTGTGCTGGCGAACGAGGACGTAGGTGAGGATATGGACTACTTCTACTGGCGTGAGGACATGGCTGAGCCCGAGCGGCGCCGGGCTCTGGTAATTCGGCCGGACTGA
- a CDS encoding PrsW family glutamic-type intramembrane protease — protein sequence MIVSLLVLALAPIAALFLFFYARDRHREPLFPLAATFLLGAGSLLPSAATSLALERLTGLSSKSNNLLQLFLAALFVVGLVEEGAKFAVVRLYAWNRREFDEPYDGIMYSVAAALGFASVENVLYVFNAGQGAAVLRALLAVPSHAFCGVLAGYFLGEAKFAAGRWQTIGLQVLGLALAVLAHAVYDFMVFALHLRPLLLLMLPVFAALSWVIFFRATRGQAAKSAHTRPVLAALTRLGVPPRSSPPESKAQPSEDKDSAQDGG from the coding sequence GTGATCGTATCCCTGCTCGTGCTGGCGCTGGCCCCAATCGCCGCGCTGTTTCTTTTCTTCTACGCGCGCGACCGACACCGGGAGCCCTTGTTTCCGCTCGCCGCCACGTTCCTTTTGGGCGCGGGCTCGCTTCTTCCCTCGGCCGCGACTTCGCTTGCCCTGGAGCGCCTGACCGGGCTGTCTTCGAAGTCGAACAACCTGCTCCAGCTTTTCCTTGCCGCCCTGTTTGTCGTCGGCCTAGTCGAGGAGGGTGCGAAGTTCGCAGTCGTGCGACTCTATGCCTGGAACCGCCGGGAATTCGACGAGCCGTACGACGGCATCATGTACTCGGTTGCGGCCGCACTCGGTTTTGCCTCGGTCGAGAATGTGCTCTACGTATTCAATGCCGGCCAGGGTGCGGCCGTGCTGCGCGCGCTGTTGGCCGTACCAAGCCATGCTTTCTGCGGTGTGCTTGCCGGCTATTTCTTGGGCGAGGCAAAGTTCGCAGCCGGTCGGTGGCAGACAATCGGCCTCCAGGTGTTGGGGCTTGCGCTCGCAGTTCTTGCCCACGCGGTCTATGACTTCATGGTGTTTGCGCTCCACTTGCGGCCGTTATTGCTGCTTATGCTGCCGGTGTTTGCCGCGCTTTCCTGGGTAATATTCTTTCGCGCGACCCGCGGTCAGGCTGCAAAATCCGCGCACACCAGGCCGGTGCTCGCGGCGCTTACACGTCTCGGTGTCCCGCCCCGGTCCAGCCCGCCAGAATCCAAGGCACAGCCTTCAGAAGACAAGGATTCAGCCCAGGACGGCGGTTAG
- a CDS encoding ribokinase, with the protein MKGARPKIAVVGSMVMDLVFRVARRPQEGETMPADSFGMFLGGKGFNQAVACRRLGAEVTIVGRVGQDVFGDMFLAKLREEGMATKYVKQDRAVGTGVAAPVVFPSGQNSIIAAPRANVHLAPEDVDAAASEIEPADMLMLQYEVNPAASRRAAEIARSSGVPILLDPAPAHAAQTGDDYFQADYLVPNEIEATMIAGDGKPTQWVRTLLPGRKALVVSLGEKGALLADQQGISTFAGFRVDVVDTTGAGDAFRAGLAVMLAQGRSIDQAVRFANACGALACTVLGAEPSMPTLQAVESFLAEKGA; encoded by the coding sequence GTGAAGGGCGCAAGGCCGAAAATTGCCGTTGTCGGCAGTATGGTAATGGACCTTGTGTTCCGGGTCGCACGCCGGCCCCAAGAAGGCGAGACGATGCCGGCTGATAGTTTCGGCATGTTCCTTGGCGGCAAAGGCTTCAATCAGGCAGTGGCCTGCCGAAGACTCGGTGCCGAGGTGACAATCGTTGGTCGGGTCGGCCAGGACGTATTCGGCGACATGTTTCTTGCGAAGCTGCGCGAAGAAGGAATGGCAACGAAGTACGTAAAACAGGATCGAGCGGTTGGTACCGGCGTTGCCGCGCCGGTAGTATTTCCGTCCGGCCAAAACTCGATTATTGCTGCACCGCGTGCGAATGTGCACCTGGCACCTGAGGACGTTGATGCGGCCGCCAGCGAAATCGAACCGGCCGATATGCTCATGCTCCAGTACGAAGTCAACCCGGCGGCGTCGCGGCGGGCCGCAGAAATTGCCCGCAGTAGCGGTGTTCCGATTCTGCTTGACCCGGCACCGGCGCATGCCGCACAGACCGGAGATGACTACTTTCAGGCCGATTACCTTGTTCCGAACGAAATCGAGGCGACGATGATTGCTGGTGACGGCAAACCGACGCAGTGGGTCAGGACACTGTTACCGGGCCGCAAGGCACTGGTGGTCTCGCTGGGTGAAAAGGGCGCACTACTGGCTGACCAGCAGGGAATAAGCACGTTTGCCGGTTTTCGGGTTGACGTTGTTGATACGACCGGAGCTGGCGATGCGTTTCGCGCCGGGCTCGCGGTAATGCTTGCCCAAGGCCGAAGCATTGACCAGGCGGTGCGGTTTGCAAATGCCTGCGGTGCCCTGGCCTGCACCGTGCTCGGTGCCGAGCCGTCAATGCCGACGCTGCAGGCGGTTGAAAGTTTCCTGGCTGAGAAGGGAGCGTGA
- a CDS encoding right-handed parallel beta-helix repeat-containing protein: MQKTVILLVAAASLAAARIIYVPDSVSTVQAGIMQAADGDTVLLAPGTYTETVNLLGKRITLGSQFILTGDTSAIRATAIDANRVGTVVKCCSTENTTTNIIGLTLRNGYDTNGSGIFCRGGSPTIRYNIIEDNQTEADGAGIMVTNEAAPIIEYNIIRRNTTPAWGGGIYIFDGSSPLVRRNVIYNNGSLAQVPLRSSKPAFVAGRLVGRDEPIYQLATAGGGILVTNYQGLVTRPVIHHNTIYGNRVDLNGGGVFSNRAEPDIRNNIMTSNHGYGVYAMGTAVVCPYNDVWNNTTDYGGTASAGPGAISADPLFVDSAGRDFHILPGSPCIDAGDPSLPKDPDSTRADIGAFWCLAGGIVAPGSETPKPRLRVCPNPFTGGTTVRPEGLVLIRDAAGRLVETSNTGRFGMKLAPGVYFVEMSGYDRARVVKLTR, translated from the coding sequence ATGCAGAAGACCGTGATTCTCCTTGTGGCCGCGGCGAGCCTTGCCGCGGCGCGCATCATCTACGTGCCGGACAGCGTGAGCACGGTCCAGGCCGGCATCATGCAGGCCGCGGACGGCGACACGGTACTCTTGGCGCCCGGTACCTACACCGAGACAGTGAACCTACTGGGTAAGCGCATAACACTTGGCAGCCAGTTCATCCTGACCGGCGACACTTCGGCAATCAGGGCCACGGCCATTGACGCCAACCGTGTCGGCACGGTGGTAAAATGCTGCTCGACCGAGAATACAACCACCAACATCATCGGCCTGACCCTGCGGAACGGGTACGACACCAACGGCAGCGGAATATTCTGCCGTGGCGGCTCGCCGACAATCCGGTACAACATCATCGAAGACAACCAGACCGAGGCAGACGGTGCCGGCATCATGGTGACGAACGAGGCCGCACCAATAATCGAGTACAACATCATTCGCCGGAATACGACTCCTGCCTGGGGTGGCGGCATCTACATTTTCGACGGTTCGTCGCCCCTGGTGCGGCGAAACGTCATCTACAACAATGGCAGCCTGGCACAGGTACCGCTCCGCTCAAGCAAGCCGGCGTTCGTTGCCGGCCGGCTGGTTGGCCGGGATGAACCAATTTACCAGCTTGCTACTGCTGGTGGTGGAATCCTCGTGACCAACTACCAAGGACTTGTGACTCGGCCGGTGATACATCACAACACCATTTACGGCAACAGGGTTGACCTCAACGGCGGCGGCGTATTCTCGAACCGGGCTGAGCCGGACATCCGCAACAACATCATGACTTCGAACCACGGTTATGGCGTCTATGCGATGGGCACGGCTGTGGTTTGTCCTTACAACGACGTCTGGAACAATACAACCGACTACGGCGGCACCGCCTCGGCCGGCCCCGGCGCAATATCAGCCGATCCGCTGTTCGTGGATTCAGCCGGCCGCGATTTCCACATCCTGCCCGGTTCACCCTGCATTGACGCTGGTGACCCGTCGCTGCCCAAAGACCCGGACAGCACGCGGGCTGACATCGGTGCATTCTGGTGCTTGGCTGGCGGTATTGTCGCACCCGGAAGCGAAACGCCCAAGCCGCGGCTGCGCGTGTGTCCGAACCCGTTTACCGGAGGAACAACGGTCAGACCGGAAGGACTCGTTCTAATCCGCGATGCAGCCGGCCGGCTGGTCGAGACAAGCAACACCGGCCGTTTTGGGATGAAACTTGCGCCGGGCGTGTACTTTGTCGAAATGTCCGGTTATGACCGGGCCAGAGTGGTCAAGCTGACCCGCTGA
- a CDS encoding transaldolase family protein has translation MGLWLDSADIEEVKTAAGLGFLAGVTTNPSIMARVKARPEDVIAQICEIVRGPVCYQVTGETVAEREAEARTFHAICPDKVVLKIPATTENIGLIARLGPGIPCALTAVYSGAQTLAACAAGARYVIPYFNRASRLLGNGAELVAEMAAVIESCQADTQILAASIKSTEEAVVATLAGADHLTMPLEVFLALGNHHLSDQAIADFAADWSRSQNRSRTNHRDTGNTESRRREI, from the coding sequence ATGGGACTGTGGTTAGACAGCGCTGACATTGAAGAAGTAAAGACCGCAGCCGGGCTTGGGTTTCTGGCCGGAGTTACGACCAACCCGAGCATCATGGCCAGAGTCAAGGCAAGGCCCGAAGACGTGATTGCGCAGATATGCGAAATTGTCCGCGGGCCGGTCTGTTACCAGGTAACAGGCGAGACAGTCGCCGAACGGGAAGCAGAAGCGCGTACCTTTCACGCCATCTGCCCGGACAAAGTCGTGCTCAAGATTCCGGCCACGACCGAGAACATTGGTCTTATTGCCCGACTCGGGCCGGGGATACCGTGTGCGCTGACTGCGGTCTATTCCGGTGCGCAGACACTTGCGGCCTGCGCCGCGGGTGCGCGGTACGTGATTCCATACTTCAACCGGGCTTCACGGCTGCTTGGCAACGGAGCTGAACTGGTGGCCGAAATGGCGGCAGTTATCGAAAGCTGCCAGGCCGACACGCAGATTCTTGCGGCCAGCATAAAGTCAACCGAAGAAGCGGTCGTGGCGACCCTGGCCGGTGCCGACCACCTGACCATGCCTTTAGAAGTATTCTTGGCTTTGGGCAATCACCATCTGTCCGACCAGGCGATAGCAGACTTTGCCGCGGACTGGTCGCGGTCCCAGAACCGAAGTAGAACAAACCACAGAGACACAGGGAACACGGAGTCAAGGAGAAGGGAGATTTGA